Within the Drosophila melanogaster chromosome 3R genome, the region TATtactttataaaatataagtttTCCCACTTGGGGTGACTGGTACTCACTGTTTCCACATCCCTTGCAAGGCATcttgttgatttgttttttgtttatttactgcGGTAATTCCGAGTCTTAGAAGCTTGTTGAACTTGCTGATGCCTTCTGGTTGGGAAATCCTCCTCTTTATACCCGATCCAGTCCAATCGAAACTGTGGGCCGTTCTGCCCGATAAGATAAGAAAGCCGTGTGCAAGTCGATCGGCGTGCGCAAAAGCATTTTTCTGCCCGGCGATGATAAAGCGATTTGCACACGCCCTGATAACAGGAATTGATTTTTTTGGTGCGCAAAGCAGTGAAAGCTCTATAAGAATGCTGGACCGCCAGTCGACAGTCATCAAACAGTGCTAGCTAACGGCTAAGTGAATCaagtttattttaatataatcaacaacaaaatattttaacacaAAATGGGTTGCAAGGCTTGTGGAACAAGTGAGTGTACTAGTAATCATACTAGTTAAACAAGTGCGGTTGCTAACTTCCCTACTTAATCCTCAGACTGCCAGTGCTCCGCCACCAAGTGCGGTGACAACTGCGCCTGCAGCCAGCAGTGCCAGTGCTCCTGCTAGAACGGACCCAAGGACAAGTGCTGCTCCACCAAAAACTAGATACAGGACCCATCTCGAGCTCATCTGTGTGATGAAAGACCCTTTGGCATGACAACGAAATAAAATACACAATCAATTGAAActaatgtttaaaatcaaATCTTTATTGGCCATTTTGACAAGAATAGTTCTTTAGTTATTTCCCACATTAGCTTTAGAAATTGCACACCCAATTAGCGTTcgaaattacatttaaaacacTTACACAATG harbors:
- the MtnD gene encoding metallothionein D (point mutation), which produces MGCKACGTNCQCSATKCGDNCACSQQCQCSCKNGPKDKCCSTKN